The Micromonospora sp. M71_S20 genome has a window encoding:
- a CDS encoding ATP-binding protein, whose protein sequence is MTAGVDLGQPQAQAIRSDEDVVRVRQLVRTVSVAVKLSLVDQTKIVTAASELARNTLVYGGGGSVEVATVDNGRRRGVRIVFADSGPGIADLDLALTDGYTTGGGLGLGLSGARRLVDEFDIQTAVGEGTRITVTKWSR, encoded by the coding sequence ATGACCGCCGGAGTCGACCTGGGCCAGCCGCAGGCGCAGGCGATCCGCAGCGACGAGGACGTGGTACGGGTCCGGCAGTTGGTGCGTACCGTGTCGGTGGCGGTCAAGCTCTCGCTGGTCGACCAGACCAAGATCGTCACCGCGGCGAGTGAACTGGCCCGCAACACCCTGGTGTACGGCGGCGGCGGCTCGGTGGAGGTGGCCACGGTGGACAACGGCCGGCGGCGGGGCGTGCGGATCGTCTTCGCCGACTCCGGCCCGGGCATCGCCGACCTCGACCTGGCGCTGACCGACGGCTACACCACCGGCGGCGGGCTCGGCCTCGGGCTCAGCGGCGCGCGCCGGCTGGTCGACGAGTTCGACATCCAGACCGCCGTGGGCGAGGGAACCCGGATCACGGTCACCAAATGGTCCCGATGA
- a CDS encoding FadR/GntR family transcriptional regulator codes for MPPSVDSATAPPRGHRVRQTIAQLRERILGGEWPVGGRIPTEPQLVAALGVGRNTVREAVRALVHAGVLECRQGSGTYVVSTDELAPVVARRLTADRMVEVVEVRRAFEVEAARLAALRRTTEDLAALDGALAAREAAWGGGRVDEFVEADAALHTAVVAAAHNGMLAELYASVGTALRSTVAQSMGDALEPERYVDHSRLVEAIRAGDPDRAAIEAGAFLEPTPGA; via the coding sequence GTGCCACCGTCGGTTGATTCCGCCACCGCGCCACCGCGGGGACACCGGGTGCGGCAGACCATCGCCCAGCTCAGGGAGCGGATCCTCGGCGGCGAGTGGCCGGTCGGCGGGCGGATCCCCACCGAGCCGCAGCTCGTCGCGGCGCTCGGCGTGGGCCGCAACACGGTCCGCGAGGCGGTGCGGGCGCTGGTGCACGCCGGGGTGCTGGAGTGCCGGCAGGGCTCCGGGACGTACGTGGTGTCGACCGACGAGCTGGCCCCGGTGGTGGCCCGCCGGCTCACCGCCGACCGGATGGTCGAGGTGGTCGAGGTGCGCCGCGCCTTCGAGGTGGAGGCCGCCCGGCTCGCCGCGCTACGGCGTACGACCGAGGACCTGGCGGCCCTGGACGGCGCGCTCGCCGCCCGCGAGGCGGCCTGGGGCGGCGGCCGGGTCGACGAGTTCGTGGAGGCCGACGCGGCGCTGCACACCGCCGTGGTCGCGGCGGCGCACAACGGCATGCTCGCCGAGCTGTACGCCTCGGTCGGCACCGCGCTGCGCAGCACGGTCGCCCAGTCGATGGGCGACGCGCTGGAGCCGGAGCGCTACGTCGACCACTCCCGGCTGGTCGAGGCGATCCGGGCCGGCGACCCGGACCGCGCGGCGATCGAGGCCGGCGCTTTTCTGGAGCCCACGCCCGGGGCATAG
- a CDS encoding helix-turn-helix domain-containing protein, producing MSLSTLARLAGVGKATLSGLENGTRNPTLETLYAITAQLGVPLTAVLSGPAAGPTVRGAAVSAILLEVFEDGDATYELYRMLVAPGPEQLSPAHQKGVTEHVTVFSGVLRAGPVDAPLTAAAGGHLRWTSDVPHVYAAVGDEEVAASLLLRYPRR from the coding sequence ATGTCGCTGTCCACCCTCGCCCGGCTCGCCGGGGTGGGAAAGGCGACCCTCTCCGGCCTGGAGAACGGCACCCGCAACCCGACCCTGGAGACGCTCTACGCGATCACCGCGCAGCTCGGCGTACCGCTGACGGCCGTGCTCTCCGGCCCGGCCGCCGGGCCGACCGTCCGCGGCGCCGCGGTCAGCGCCATCCTGCTGGAGGTCTTCGAGGACGGCGACGCCACCTACGAGCTGTACCGGATGCTGGTCGCGCCCGGTCCGGAACAGCTCTCCCCCGCGCACCAGAAGGGGGTCACCGAGCACGTCACCGTCTTCTCGGGCGTGCTGCGCGCCGGCCCGGTCGACGCGCCGCTTACCGCCGCCGCCGGCGGGCACCTGCGCTGGACGTCGGACGTGCCGCACGTGTACGCCGCCGTCGGCGACGAGGAGGTCGCCGCCAGCCTCCTGCTCCGCTACCCCCGCCGCTGA
- a CDS encoding sensor histidine kinase: MALRVEHDIFVVRQRGREVAAAVGLEHQDQVRIATALSEVARDLLHSVGGAEVAFVLVDDAVDGRRHLRVDLVPARPLPGGRYEPQSGAVARLVDKLGVVTGEGVTVVRMSRRVPVTAEVLTPERLAELRSELDRNAPGSALDELTAQNAQLVAALDEVRSQRDELAVLNEELEETNRGVMALYNQLTEELEETNRGVVALYAELDEKSAQLRAASESKSRFLANVSHELRAPVTAIMGLGRLLGDSASDPLTAEQARQVGLIRSSAGDLLTLVNELLDLAKAESGRIEPDWTEVDLRPVFGQLRGTLRALATRPDVEFVVEEPPVPATLRTDEVLLAQVLRNLLHNGLKFTERGEVRLRAERRDERWSLIVSDTGAGIPPELHERIFEEFYQVPGATRVGGTGLGLPYARRLVNLLGGSLTVSSEPGRGSTFTVTLPVGGA; the protein is encoded by the coding sequence ATGGCGCTGCGGGTCGAACACGACATCTTCGTCGTCCGCCAGCGGGGCCGTGAGGTCGCCGCCGCGGTGGGCCTGGAGCACCAGGACCAGGTACGCATCGCCACGGCGCTCAGCGAGGTCGCCCGGGACCTGCTGCACTCGGTCGGCGGGGCGGAGGTGGCATTCGTGCTCGTCGATGACGCCGTCGACGGCAGGCGCCACCTGCGGGTGGACCTCGTCCCGGCGCGTCCGCTGCCCGGCGGCCGGTACGAGCCGCAGTCCGGCGCGGTGGCGCGGTTGGTGGACAAGTTGGGCGTGGTGACCGGGGAGGGGGTTACGGTCGTGAGGATGTCCCGACGTGTCCCGGTCACCGCAGAGGTGCTGACCCCCGAGCGTCTCGCCGAGCTGCGCTCCGAGCTCGACCGGAACGCCCCGGGCAGCGCCCTGGACGAGCTGACCGCCCAGAACGCCCAACTGGTCGCCGCCCTCGACGAGGTACGCAGCCAGCGCGACGAGCTGGCCGTCCTGAACGAGGAGCTGGAGGAGACCAACCGCGGGGTGATGGCGCTCTACAACCAGCTCACCGAGGAGCTGGAGGAGACCAACCGCGGCGTGGTGGCCCTCTACGCCGAGCTGGACGAGAAGTCCGCCCAGCTGCGCGCGGCCAGCGAGTCGAAGAGCCGCTTCCTGGCGAACGTCAGCCACGAGCTGCGGGCGCCGGTCACCGCGATCATGGGCCTGGGCCGGCTGCTCGGCGACTCCGCCTCCGACCCGCTCACCGCCGAGCAGGCCCGCCAGGTCGGGCTGATCCGCTCCTCGGCGGGTGACCTCCTCACGCTCGTCAACGAGCTGCTCGACCTGGCCAAGGCCGAGTCGGGCCGGATCGAGCCCGACTGGACCGAGGTCGACCTGCGGCCGGTCTTCGGCCAGTTGCGCGGCACGCTACGGGCCCTGGCCACCCGCCCCGACGTGGAGTTCGTGGTGGAGGAGCCGCCAGTTCCGGCGACGCTGCGTACGGACGAGGTGCTGCTCGCCCAGGTCCTGCGCAACCTGCTGCACAACGGACTCAAGTTCACCGAGCGCGGGGAGGTCCGGCTGCGGGCGGAGCGGCGGGACGAGCGCTGGTCGCTCATCGTCTCCGACACCGGCGCGGGCATCCCCCCGGAGCTGCACGAGCGGATCTTCGAGGAGTTCTACCAGGTGCCCGGCGCCACCCGGGTCGGCGGCACGGGCCTCGGCCTGCCGTACGCGCGGCGGTTGGTGAACCTGCTCGGTGGCAGCCTGACGGTGTCCAGCGAGCCGGGCCGGGGCAGCACGTTCACGGTCACCCTGCCCGTCGGAGGAGCGTGA
- the mscL gene encoding large conductance mechanosensitive channel protein MscL, with translation MLKGFKDFIMRGNVVDLAVGVVIGAAFTGVVTQLTKSFLEPLVRVLIALLTGSKNGLTGSTPTFREIPFDWVAFVNALITFLLTAAALYFLVVFPMNKLAERRKRGEEPPPKAPSEEVRLLTEIRDALVAAGHTTPGQRRGALDEVLGRREEPPTPR, from the coding sequence ATGCTCAAGGGCTTCAAAGACTTCATCATGCGCGGAAACGTCGTCGACCTGGCGGTCGGTGTCGTCATCGGCGCCGCGTTCACGGGCGTGGTCACCCAGCTCACCAAGTCGTTCCTGGAACCGCTGGTCCGGGTGCTCATCGCGCTGCTCACCGGCAGCAAGAACGGCCTCACCGGCTCCACACCGACGTTCCGCGAGATCCCGTTCGACTGGGTGGCCTTCGTCAACGCGCTGATCACCTTCCTGCTCACCGCGGCGGCGCTCTACTTCCTCGTGGTGTTCCCGATGAACAAGCTGGCCGAGCGACGCAAGCGGGGCGAGGAGCCGCCGCCGAAGGCGCCGAGCGAGGAGGTCCGGCTGCTCACCGAGATCCGCGACGCCCTGGTCGCCGCCGGCCACACCACCCCCGGACAGCGGCGCGGCGCGCTCGACGAGGTGCTGGGCCGCCGGGAGGAACCGCCCACTCCGCGCTGA
- a CDS encoding STAS domain-containing protein has protein sequence MALSAEESSRLAGLLTGHAERIMQRWTEIAAGSLRGRLSQGELRRQMQELHSSMITASEQGAVDLDSEQATELRAVLSELSRGRARQGFSASETAVSVFSLKEVLLELVEAEGGPDALRDYVAFSGLIDQMGLFTFESFVRTRESLIADQAEQLLELSTPVVKLWEGVVAVPLVGTLDSARAQVVMERLLQTLVDTGSPYAIIDITGVPAVDTQVAQHILKTVVAARLMGADCIISGIRPQIAQTIVALGIEFGDIATKASLADALRHVLRLTGVETGRRQRREA, from the coding sequence ATGGCGTTGAGCGCCGAGGAAAGCAGCCGGCTGGCCGGTCTGCTGACCGGTCACGCCGAGCGGATCATGCAGCGCTGGACGGAGATCGCCGCCGGGTCGCTGCGCGGGCGACTCAGTCAGGGCGAACTGCGCCGGCAGATGCAGGAGCTGCATTCTAGCATGATCACGGCAAGTGAGCAGGGAGCCGTCGACCTCGACTCCGAGCAGGCCACCGAGCTGCGCGCCGTGCTGTCGGAGCTGTCCCGGGGACGCGCCCGGCAGGGCTTCTCCGCCTCCGAGACCGCGGTCAGCGTGTTCTCGCTCAAGGAGGTGCTGCTGGAGCTGGTGGAGGCCGAGGGCGGCCCCGACGCGCTCCGCGACTACGTCGCCTTCTCCGGCCTGATCGACCAGATGGGCCTGTTCACCTTCGAGAGCTTCGTACGCACCCGCGAGAGCCTCATCGCCGACCAGGCGGAGCAGCTGCTGGAGCTGTCCACCCCGGTGGTGAAGCTCTGGGAGGGCGTGGTCGCCGTGCCGCTGGTCGGCACCCTCGACTCGGCCCGGGCCCAGGTGGTGATGGAGCGGCTGCTCCAGACCCTGGTCGACACCGGCTCGCCCTACGCGATCATCGACATCACCGGCGTACCGGCGGTGGACACCCAGGTCGCCCAGCACATCCTCAAGACCGTGGTGGCCGCCCGGTTGATGGGCGCCGACTGCATCATCTCCGGCATCCGGCCGCAGATCGCGCAGACCATCGTGGCCCTGGGCATCGAGTTCGGCGACATCGCCACCAAGGCCAGCCTCGCCGACGCGCTGCGGCACGTGCTCCGGCTCACCGGGGTCGAGACCGGCCGCCGCCAGCGCCGGGAGGCCTGA
- a CDS encoding benzoate/H(+) symporter BenE family transporter: MAGLSQPVLAGVVTALVGFASSFTVVLAGLRAVGASDAQAASGLLAVCVASGISAVWLGLRHRIPMSVAWSTPGAALLVATGAAPGGWPVAVGAFLVSGGLIVAAGLFPALGRAVAAIPRPVAGAMLAGVLLPLCTAPVRALVEVPRLAVPVVLAWLLLHRFARRWAVPGALVVAVAAIALTTPVSGLGGARLLPAVELTAPAWSLSAMVGLALPLFLVTMAAQNVPGMAVLVGYGYRPPFGAALRATGLTTVVAAPAGGHAVNLAAITAALAAGPDAHPDPDRRWIASVTAGIGLALLGLGAGAATALVALAPPVLIEAVAGLALLGALATALTSALAEPAAREAAVVTFVVTASGVTLVGVGGAFWGLVAGGVMLLLFRHRSGGPAAPEPAPGPATASPGPDAAEPGVAGPAATGPAAAAPASTGPDSVAVASSPGGGGAAPTPRGAGGGPGRRGGPGRR; this comes from the coding sequence ATGGCGGGACTGTCGCAACCGGTGCTGGCCGGCGTGGTGACCGCGCTGGTCGGCTTCGCCAGTTCGTTCACGGTGGTGCTGGCCGGCCTGCGGGCCGTCGGCGCCTCCGACGCCCAGGCCGCGTCCGGGCTGCTGGCGGTGTGCGTGGCCTCCGGGATCTCCGCCGTCTGGCTGGGCCTGCGGCACCGGATCCCGATGAGCGTCGCCTGGTCCACCCCGGGCGCGGCGCTGCTGGTCGCCACCGGTGCGGCGCCCGGCGGTTGGCCCGTCGCCGTCGGGGCGTTCCTCGTCTCGGGTGGGCTGATCGTGGCCGCCGGGCTGTTCCCCGCGCTCGGGCGGGCCGTCGCGGCGATCCCCCGGCCGGTCGCGGGCGCGATGCTCGCGGGCGTCCTGCTGCCGCTCTGCACCGCCCCCGTCCGCGCGCTGGTCGAGGTGCCCCGGCTGGCCGTCCCCGTGGTGCTGGCCTGGCTGCTGCTGCACCGGTTCGCCCGCCGGTGGGCGGTGCCGGGCGCGCTGGTCGTCGCGGTGGCGGCGATCGCGCTGACCACGCCGGTCTCCGGGCTCGGCGGCGCGCGGCTGCTGCCCGCCGTCGAGCTGACCGCGCCGGCCTGGAGCCTCTCCGCGATGGTCGGCCTCGCGTTGCCGCTCTTCCTGGTCACCATGGCCGCGCAGAACGTGCCGGGGATGGCGGTGCTGGTCGGCTACGGCTACCGGCCGCCCTTCGGCGCCGCGCTGCGCGCCACGGGGCTGACCACCGTGGTCGCGGCGCCCGCCGGCGGGCACGCGGTCAACCTCGCCGCGATCACCGCCGCGCTGGCCGCCGGCCCGGACGCCCACCCGGACCCGGACCGTCGCTGGATCGCGTCGGTCACCGCCGGGATCGGGCTGGCCCTGCTGGGGCTGGGCGCCGGGGCGGCCACCGCGCTGGTCGCGCTCGCCCCGCCGGTGCTGATCGAGGCGGTCGCCGGGCTGGCGCTGCTCGGCGCGCTGGCCACCGCGCTCACCTCGGCGCTGGCGGAGCCGGCGGCCCGGGAGGCCGCGGTGGTCACCTTCGTGGTCACCGCCTCCGGGGTGACCCTGGTCGGCGTGGGCGGGGCGTTCTGGGGCCTGGTCGCGGGCGGGGTGATGCTCCTGCTCTTCCGCCACCGCTCCGGCGGGCCGGCCGCGCCGGAGCCGGCGCCCGGACCCGCGACCGCATCGCCGGGGCCGGATGCGGCCGAACCGGGTGTGGCCGGGCCTGCTGCGACCGGGCCTGCTGCGGCCGCTCCGGCTTCGACCGGACCGGATTCCGTCGCGGTCGCCTCGTCGCCGGGTGGCGGCGGGGCGGCGCCTACTCCTCGGGGGGCAGGTGGCGGGCCGGGACGTCGAGGCGGACCTGGTCGTCGGTGA
- a CDS encoding SpoIIE family protein phosphatase has product MVPMNDDVVSDRGVWFRVENGSTASAVRRAAERLGVQLDLGDARTADLAIVAAELTSNLVKHADDGVLLLRPARRDGEAGVELVALDTGPGMADLTASSQDGHSTVGTLGIGLGAIVRQASWFDGYSRPERGTVLAVQVWPKPDGGHERPWVGALSRPLAGESVSGDGYAWRIVEGRRQVLVCDGLGHGPLASAATDAALDAFRKAPVGAPSAVVAHLHRSMSHTRGAALAVAEPDPSAGMLRYSGLGNISAAVIGADGKRRGLVSLPGIAGHQRPSVRQYDYPFESDSLLVMHSDGVVDRWQLADYPGLVDRSPLVVAATVLRDAGTRRDDACVLAVRAWS; this is encoded by the coding sequence ATGGTCCCGATGAACGACGACGTGGTCTCCGACCGCGGAGTCTGGTTCCGGGTCGAGAACGGCAGCACGGCCAGCGCGGTGCGTCGGGCCGCCGAACGGCTCGGCGTCCAGCTCGACCTGGGCGATGCCCGCACCGCCGACCTGGCCATCGTCGCCGCCGAGCTGACCAGCAACCTGGTCAAGCACGCCGACGACGGTGTCCTGCTGCTGCGGCCGGCGCGGCGCGACGGGGAGGCCGGCGTGGAGCTGGTCGCCCTCGACACCGGGCCGGGGATGGCCGACCTCACCGCCTCCTCCCAGGACGGGCACTCCACCGTCGGGACGCTCGGCATCGGCCTCGGCGCGATCGTCCGACAGGCCAGCTGGTTCGACGGCTACTCCCGGCCGGAGCGCGGCACGGTCCTCGCCGTACAGGTCTGGCCGAAGCCCGACGGCGGGCACGAGCGGCCCTGGGTCGGCGCGCTCAGCCGGCCGCTGGCCGGGGAGTCGGTCAGCGGCGACGGGTACGCGTGGCGGATCGTCGAGGGCCGGCGCCAGGTGCTGGTCTGCGACGGCCTGGGACACGGGCCGCTCGCCTCCGCCGCCACCGACGCCGCGCTCGACGCGTTCCGCAAGGCGCCGGTGGGGGCGCCGTCGGCGGTCGTCGCGCACCTGCACCGCTCGATGTCGCACACCCGGGGCGCGGCGCTGGCCGTGGCCGAGCCGGACCCGTCGGCCGGGATGCTGCGCTACTCCGGGCTGGGCAACATCTCCGCCGCCGTGATTGGCGCCGACGGCAAGCGGCGGGGCCTGGTCTCGCTGCCCGGCATCGCCGGGCACCAGCGCCCCTCGGTCCGGCAGTACGACTACCCATTCGAGTCCGACTCCCTGCTGGTCATGCACAGTGACGGGGTGGTCGACCGCTGGCAGCTCGCCGACTATCCCGGTCTCGTCGACCGTTCGCCCCTGGTGGTGGCCGCGACGGTGCTGCGTGACGCCGGCACCCGCCGCGACGACGCCTGCGTCCTGGCCGTCCGGGCATGGTCGTGA
- a CDS encoding STAS domain-containing protein — protein MSLTVHTEQRGDVVVVSVAGELDMATAPQLQDQITDLLDKGRSRLVFDLANVSFCDSTGLSVFVRAKNSCDEAGGVVRLAAPQRGVLRILEVSGLVEVLHTYPTVDQAVAGDPTPASS, from the coding sequence ATGTCCTTGACGGTGCACACGGAACAGCGCGGCGACGTGGTCGTCGTATCGGTCGCGGGCGAGCTGGACATGGCGACCGCACCGCAGTTGCAGGACCAGATCACCGACCTGCTCGACAAGGGCCGCAGCCGGCTCGTCTTCGACCTGGCGAACGTCTCGTTCTGCGACTCCACGGGGCTGTCGGTGTTCGTCCGGGCCAAGAACAGCTGCGACGAGGCGGGCGGCGTGGTACGGCTGGCCGCACCGCAGCGGGGCGTGCTGCGCATCCTCGAGGTGAGCGGTCTCGTCGAGGTGCTGCACACCTATCCGACGGTCGACCAGGCCGTGGCCGGCGACCCCACGCCGGCCTCCTCCTGA
- a CDS encoding STAS domain-containing protein: MERVPILKIGDILLVSIQVDMSDQTAVQLQEDLAERIVATGCHGVIIDITALDIVDSFVGRMLSTIASISKVLDAETVVVGMRPAVAITLVELGLSLNGIRTALNVERGMELIAAAHADEHELAFDDEPDAETTALS, from the coding sequence ATGGAGCGGGTGCCGATCCTCAAGATCGGCGACATCCTGCTGGTCTCCATCCAGGTCGACATGTCCGACCAGACGGCCGTCCAGCTCCAGGAGGACCTCGCGGAGCGGATCGTCGCCACCGGCTGTCACGGCGTGATCATCGACATCACCGCCCTGGACATCGTCGACTCCTTTGTCGGGCGGATGCTGTCGACCATCGCGTCGATCTCCAAGGTGCTCGACGCGGAGACGGTCGTGGTCGGGATGCGTCCCGCCGTCGCCATCACCCTGGTCGAGCTGGGCCTGTCGCTCAACGGCATCCGGACGGCGCTCAACGTCGAGCGGGGCATGGAGCTGATCGCGGCGGCCCACGCCGACGAGCACGAGCTCGCGTTCGACGACGAACCGGACGCCGAGACGACGGCGTTGTCATGA
- a CDS encoding SpoIIE family protein phosphatase has product MEGGPATVLVVDDSPTKRYLLVSWLSRAGFTVLEAENGAEALARVGVDPIDLVVLDVRLPDINGFEVCERIKAAHPAMPVIHVSAHAVDVADRAQGLTRGADAYLAEPIEPEELVATSHAVLRYYRARQRAELLAERLLGLADTTVAVHSAPNFARLLEAAAAGAAQIFKSPAAVIAETFEGDCLAGIADGPGGPATIVPWIVDDAGVPTGTTVRVDEPAAWGLVEWPSDDTVTVAAARLREDRAPLYVVVPTATQTARTPVLRQLAQAVAAAVEAQRSFDEEHRIAVTLQRSLLPRRIPQVNGLDMAVRYEPASAQTEVGGDFYELVMLDGHLLLAIGDVAGHSLHAATVMAELRHAVRAYAVEGHQPGEILDRVNELMRTLLPNELATICVLLLHPPSGRVRLASAGHLPPLLSLDGKVEFVQHSAPLLGVRAPRPPDLEFVLPAGATLVFYTDGLIERRDTTIDDGLAALAVAAGRVEDDLDQFCERLLVELAPPEIHDDVAVVALRRR; this is encoded by the coding sequence GTGGAGGGTGGCCCGGCGACGGTGCTGGTGGTCGACGACAGCCCCACCAAGCGCTACCTCCTGGTCAGCTGGCTCTCCCGGGCGGGCTTCACCGTGCTGGAGGCCGAGAACGGCGCCGAGGCGCTGGCCCGGGTCGGGGTGGACCCGATCGACCTCGTGGTGCTCGACGTGCGGTTGCCCGACATCAACGGGTTCGAGGTCTGCGAGCGGATCAAGGCGGCGCACCCGGCGATGCCGGTGATCCACGTGTCCGCGCACGCGGTGGACGTGGCGGACCGGGCGCAGGGGCTGACCCGGGGCGCGGACGCGTACCTGGCCGAGCCCATCGAGCCGGAGGAGCTGGTCGCGACCTCCCACGCGGTGCTGCGCTACTACCGGGCCCGGCAGCGCGCCGAGCTGCTCGCCGAACGGCTGCTCGGGCTGGCCGACACCACCGTGGCGGTGCACTCCGCCCCGAACTTCGCACGGCTGCTGGAGGCGGCGGCGGCCGGCGCCGCCCAGATCTTCAAGAGCCCGGCCGCCGTGATCGCCGAGACGTTCGAGGGCGACTGCCTCGCCGGGATCGCGGACGGCCCCGGCGGCCCGGCCACGATCGTCCCGTGGATCGTCGACGACGCCGGGGTGCCCACCGGGACGACGGTCCGGGTGGACGAGCCGGCCGCCTGGGGCCTGGTCGAGTGGCCGTCGGACGACACGGTCACGGTGGCCGCCGCCCGGCTGCGCGAGGACCGCGCGCCGCTCTACGTCGTGGTGCCCACCGCCACGCAGACCGCCCGCACTCCGGTGCTGCGGCAGCTCGCTCAGGCGGTGGCGGCGGCTGTGGAGGCGCAGCGCTCCTTCGACGAGGAGCACCGTATCGCGGTCACGCTCCAGCGCAGCCTGCTGCCGCGCCGGATACCGCAGGTCAACGGGCTCGACATGGCCGTCCGCTACGAGCCGGCGAGCGCGCAGACCGAGGTGGGGGGCGACTTCTACGAGCTGGTGATGCTTGACGGTCACCTGCTGCTGGCGATCGGCGACGTGGCCGGTCACTCGCTGCACGCCGCGACGGTGATGGCCGAGCTGCGGCACGCGGTGCGGGCGTACGCGGTGGAGGGGCACCAGCCGGGCGAGATCCTCGACCGGGTCAACGAGCTCATGCGCACCCTGCTCCCCAACGAGCTGGCCACGATCTGCGTGCTGCTGCTGCACCCGCCCAGCGGCCGGGTGCGGCTGGCCAGCGCCGGTCACCTGCCGCCGCTGCTCAGTCTGGACGGCAAGGTGGAGTTCGTGCAGCACTCGGCCCCGCTGCTCGGGGTCCGCGCGCCACGGCCACCCGACCTGGAGTTCGTGCTGCCGGCCGGGGCGACGCTGGTGTTCTACACCGACGGGCTGATCGAGCGGCGGGACACCACGATCGACGACGGGCTGGCCGCCCTGGCCGTAGCCGCCGGCCGGGTCGAGGACGACCTGGACCAGTTCTGCGAACGGCTCCTGGTCGAGCTGGCCCCGCCGGAGATCCACGACGACGTCGCCGTGGTGGCCCTCCGCCGCCGCTGA
- a CDS encoding MFS transporter → MTPPTTAAPAARVDVDAGASPGTSGDDLRSSRAAAPAGPVAGGLLVLVGMLLVALNLRAAITSLGALLDEVRGGLALSGALAGVVTTLPAVAFAVFGSLTPRLVRRNSPARVLVVAMLILAAGQLVRVGTDSALVFIAGSALALAGIAVANVLLPLLVKQYFPHRIGLVTGAYSMTLTVGATVAAAAAVPVAHLFGTWRAGLAVWAGLALVAVLPWVPLALRARAARRAATSAAVAPRPRRIRPGRTRLGWAMAVYFGTQSLGAYAIMGWLAQLFRDAGYRPQDAGLLLAGVTALGVPIALLMPTLAGRLRTLHPLVLTLSAAMALAYVGMAVAPHDGALLWVVLLAIGQSAFPMILATIGLRARTTEGTVALSAFSQSVGYLIAALGPLLVGILYGTTGGWTVPIGFLLAALAVQTGAGMVIARPRHIEDEA, encoded by the coding sequence ATGACCCCGCCAACCACCGCCGCCCCGGCCGCACGCGTCGACGTCGACGCCGGCGCCTCGCCGGGTACGTCGGGTGACGACCTCCGGTCGTCCCGCGCCGCCGCGCCGGCCGGCCCGGTCGCCGGTGGCCTGCTCGTACTCGTCGGCATGCTGCTCGTGGCGCTCAACCTGCGGGCCGCGATCACCAGCCTCGGCGCCCTGCTCGACGAGGTACGCGGCGGCCTGGCCCTCTCCGGTGCGCTGGCCGGGGTCGTGACCACCCTGCCCGCGGTGGCCTTCGCCGTCTTCGGGTCACTCACGCCCCGGCTGGTCCGCCGGAACTCCCCGGCCCGGGTGCTGGTGGTGGCGATGCTGATCCTCGCCGCCGGGCAGCTCGTCCGGGTCGGTACGGACTCCGCGCTGGTCTTCATCGCCGGCAGCGCCCTCGCGCTGGCCGGGATCGCGGTGGCGAACGTCCTGCTCCCGCTGCTGGTCAAGCAGTACTTCCCGCACCGCATCGGGCTGGTCACCGGGGCGTACTCGATGACGTTGACGGTGGGCGCGACGGTGGCCGCCGCGGCGGCGGTGCCGGTCGCGCACCTCTTCGGCACCTGGCGGGCCGGGCTCGCCGTGTGGGCCGGGCTGGCCCTGGTGGCCGTACTCCCGTGGGTGCCGCTGGCGCTGCGGGCGCGCGCGGCCCGACGGGCGGCGACCTCGGCGGCGGTGGCGCCCCGTCCCCGCCGCATCCGGCCCGGGCGGACCCGGCTCGGCTGGGCGATGGCGGTCTACTTCGGGACGCAGTCGCTGGGCGCCTACGCGATCATGGGCTGGCTGGCCCAGCTCTTCCGCGACGCCGGCTACCGGCCGCAGGACGCCGGCCTGCTGCTCGCCGGGGTGACGGCGCTGGGCGTGCCGATCGCCCTGCTGATGCCGACCCTGGCCGGGCGGCTGCGCACCCTGCACCCGCTGGTGCTGACGCTCTCCGCCGCGATGGCCCTCGCCTACGTCGGGATGGCCGTCGCGCCGCACGACGGTGCGCTGCTCTGGGTGGTGCTGCTCGCCATCGGGCAGAGCGCCTTCCCGATGATCCTGGCCACCATCGGGCTGCGCGCGCGGACCACCGAGGGAACGGTGGCGCTCTCCGCCTTCAGCCAGAGCGTCGGCTACCTCATCGCGGCGCTGGGGCCGCTGCTGGTGGGCATCCTCTACGGGACGACCGGCGGCTGGACCGTCCCGATCGGGTTCCTGCTGGCGGCACTCGCTGTGCAGACCGGCGCGGGCATGGTGATCGCCCGTCCCCGACACATCGAGGACGAGGCGTGA